One genomic segment of Prochlorococcus marinus str. MIT 0919 includes these proteins:
- the thiL gene encoding thiamine-phosphate kinase: MVNKKNFQECICDIGEQEILNRLKLFMDEGQIENDTALIKTSNNNLIVNTDVLVDKVHFSDKTTSAIDVGWKAIAVNLSDLASSGVDEILGVTIGLILPPRTPWEWVDGVYEGISSALNTYGGKLIGGDISKGSEKVIAITAIGSLGPLHLHRAHALPGDYLVTSGPHGLSRLGLAILLEEKIKQRNALSSELKNEAIKRHQRPVPPIIALQKLISCKPRVLPWRAAGIDTSDGLLEAINNVCKSSNCKAILNSNNFPRHPQWPIGNQWDQWCINGGEDYELVLSLPPMWAEEWLKIVPSGHLLGEITQGEPKIVLDNDKEINLENYLGFNHFK; the protein is encoded by the coding sequence ATGGTTAACAAGAAAAACTTTCAAGAATGTATTTGTGATATAGGCGAACAAGAAATATTGAATCGTTTAAAACTATTTATGGATGAAGGTCAAATAGAAAATGATACTGCCTTAATCAAAACTTCTAATAACAATTTAATCGTGAATACAGATGTGCTTGTTGACAAAGTTCACTTTAGCGACAAGACAACTTCAGCAATAGATGTTGGCTGGAAAGCAATAGCCGTTAATTTGTCTGATTTAGCCTCAAGTGGGGTTGATGAAATCCTAGGAGTCACCATTGGGCTAATACTTCCTCCTAGAACCCCCTGGGAATGGGTTGATGGAGTATATGAAGGGATTAGCAGTGCCTTAAATACATACGGAGGCAAATTAATTGGTGGAGATATATCTAAAGGGAGCGAGAAAGTAATTGCTATAACAGCAATAGGATCTCTTGGTCCATTACACCTTCACCGAGCCCATGCTTTACCTGGTGACTACCTTGTAACAAGTGGACCACATGGACTTAGCAGGCTTGGATTAGCAATCCTTCTTGAGGAAAAGATAAAACAAAGAAACGCGCTATCAAGTGAACTTAAAAATGAGGCTATCAAAAGACATCAAAGACCAGTGCCCCCGATAATTGCACTACAAAAATTAATTAGCTGCAAACCTAGGGTTTTGCCTTGGAGAGCTGCTGGAATAGATACCAGTGATGGTCTGCTAGAAGCAATCAACAATGTTTGCAAAAGCAGCAATTGCAAAGCAATACTTAATTCAAACAACTTTCCTAGACACCCTCAGTGGCCTATTGGTAATCAATGGGACCAATGGTGCATCAATGGCGGAGAAGATTATGAATTGGTTTTAAGTTTGCCTCCTATGTGGGCAGAAGAGTGGCTAAAGATTGTCCCCTCTGGTCACTTGTTAGGGGAAATAACCCAAGGAGAGCCTAAAATTGTCTTGGATAATGACAAAGAAATTAATCTAGAGAATTATTTAGGTTTTAATCATTTCAAATAA
- a CDS encoding peptidylprolyl isomerase: MTRKILLFAILTLFIPFVFIWDKPAIAALPKGNRISDPYAILRNALPINQKDLREIQRTLEETSDLVRGGRWPAISKAASRSQFLLNNRKNQILQSVPSSKKQTAENVLLSLKENLESLNVQASEKNKAEFINLRRQSLEQIGELESLLLPGEFPYEIPDKFNDLPRLLGRADVSIKTTQGEMTAVIDGYNAPLTAGSFIDLTNKGFYDGLPINRAEEFFVLQTGDPKGNEIGYIDPETKKERHVPLEIKVEGESETIYNATFEELGLYTANPVLPFATLGTLGWAHSEDALDDGSSQFFFFLYEAELNPAGRNLIDGRNSAFGYVVEGNEVLNKLGVDDQILSIKVLNGIEKLEAHG; encoded by the coding sequence ATGACAAGAAAAATTCTCTTATTTGCAATTCTGACACTATTTATCCCATTCGTATTCATTTGGGATAAACCTGCAATTGCTGCACTTCCCAAAGGGAATCGAATTAGTGACCCATATGCAATTTTGAGAAACGCTCTACCTATAAATCAAAAAGACTTAAGAGAAATCCAAAGAACCCTGGAAGAAACAAGCGACCTAGTAAGAGGAGGACGTTGGCCTGCAATTAGCAAAGCTGCATCTAGAAGTCAATTTTTGTTAAATAATAGAAAAAACCAAATACTGCAATCAGTACCTTCAAGCAAGAAGCAAACTGCAGAAAACGTTCTTTTATCTTTGAAAGAAAATCTTGAGAGCCTGAATGTTCAAGCCAGCGAAAAAAATAAAGCAGAGTTTATAAATTTAAGACGTCAATCACTTGAACAAATAGGAGAACTAGAATCCCTTCTTCTCCCAGGGGAATTTCCATATGAAATACCTGATAAATTTAATGATTTGCCTAGACTTTTAGGTCGAGCAGATGTGTCTATAAAAACAACTCAAGGGGAAATGACTGCTGTAATTGATGGATATAATGCTCCTCTTACAGCTGGGTCATTTATTGATCTAACTAACAAAGGTTTTTATGACGGTCTACCTATCAATCGAGCCGAAGAATTTTTTGTCCTTCAGACTGGAGACCCAAAAGGAAATGAGATTGGCTATATAGATCCTGAAACAAAAAAAGAAAGGCATGTGCCACTGGAAATCAAAGTTGAAGGTGAGTCAGAAACAATTTATAACGCAACATTTGAAGAGCTTGGATTGTATACAGCAAATCCTGTGCTGCCCTTTGCAACTCTAGGAACATTAGGCTGGGCTCATTCTGAAGACGCGCTAGATGATGGATCATCTCAATTCTTTTTCTTTTTGTATGAAGCTGAACTCAATCCTGCAGGAAGAAATTTAATAGATGGGCGTAATTCAGCTTTTGGATACGTTGTTGAAGGAAATGAAGTGCTAAATAAGCTAGGCGTAGATGATCAAATACTGTCAATCAAAGTCCTGAATGGAATTGAAAAGCTAGAGGCTCATGGTTAA
- the gap gene encoding type I glyceraldehyde-3-phosphate dehydrogenase gives MTLRVAINGFGRIGRNFMRCWLSRGSNTGLEVVGVNVTSDPKTNAHLLRYDSILGELKDADIDYADDKFIINGKEIKCFSDRNPLNLPWKEWDIDLVIESTGVFNTYEGASKHLAIGAKKVILTAPGKGEGVGTFVVGVNADEYNHSDFNVLSNASCTTNCLAPVVKVLDQTFGINKGLMTTIHSYTGDQRILDNSHRDLRRARAAAMNIVPTSTGAAKAVALVYPQMKGKLTGIAMRVPTPNVSAVDIVFEAGCAITADKINAAMKTASEGSMKGIIKYGDLPLVSSDYAGTNESSIVDTALTMSIGDNMGKVVAWYDNEWGYSQRVVDLAEIVAQRWK, from the coding sequence ATGACCTTACGTGTAGCGATTAATGGATTTGGCCGAATTGGTCGTAATTTCATGCGTTGTTGGTTGAGCAGAGGCTCAAATACAGGCTTGGAAGTAGTTGGTGTGAACGTCACTTCTGATCCAAAAACCAATGCTCATTTATTGAGGTATGACTCAATTCTGGGCGAGCTTAAAGATGCAGATATTGACTATGCAGATGATAAATTCATCATTAATGGAAAGGAAATCAAATGCTTCTCTGATAGGAATCCATTGAATTTGCCTTGGAAAGAATGGGATATTGACCTCGTTATTGAATCAACAGGTGTTTTTAACACTTATGAAGGAGCGAGCAAGCATCTTGCTATCGGTGCAAAAAAAGTTATTCTTACTGCCCCTGGCAAAGGAGAAGGTGTAGGAACTTTTGTTGTTGGGGTAAATGCCGATGAATACAATCACTCTGACTTTAATGTACTTAGTAACGCAAGTTGCACAACAAATTGCCTTGCACCGGTAGTTAAGGTTTTAGATCAAACTTTTGGGATTAATAAAGGTTTGATGACAACTATTCATAGTTATACAGGTGACCAAAGAATTCTTGATAATAGTCACAGAGATCTGCGAAGAGCTAGAGCCGCAGCGATGAATATTGTTCCAACTTCAACAGGAGCAGCTAAAGCAGTCGCTTTAGTTTATCCTCAAATGAAAGGGAAGTTGACAGGGATAGCAATGCGTGTACCTACTCCTAATGTTTCTGCTGTCGACATTGTTTTTGAAGCTGGTTGTGCAATTACTGCTGACAAAATTAATGCAGCAATGAAAACTGCTTCAGAAGGATCTATGAAGGGCATTATTAAATATGGAGACCTTCCATTAGTGTCAAGTGATTATGCTGGAACTAATGAATCTTCTATTGTTGATACTGCATTAACAATGTCTATTGGAGATAATATGGGTAAAGTAGTTGCTTGGTATGACAATGAATGGGGCTATAGCCAAAGGGTAGTAGATCTAGCTGAGATTGTTGCACAGCGTTGGAAGTAG